A window of Roseovarius sp. THAF27 contains these coding sequences:
- a CDS encoding GcrA family cell cycle regulator, giving the protein MSWSDERVELLKKMWSEGQSASQIAKELGGVTRNAVIGKVHRLGLSNRSGSGNGAAASETPAKAKPAAKAKPAAKAKPSAPKPEAKKPEPKEEPAPTAAASRVKAIIPAGQPLPPQPSANEIDPAALAKVSEIEKKAKKLSLMELTERTCKWPVGDPATDDFWFCGLPVKAGKPYCEAHVGVAFQPMSSRRDRKR; this is encoded by the coding sequence ATGTCCTGGAGTGACGAGCGCGTCGAACTGCTGAAGAAAATGTGGAGCGAGGGCCAGTCGGCCAGCCAGATCGCCAAGGAACTGGGCGGCGTGACCCGCAACGCGGTGATCGGCAAGGTGCACCGCCTTGGCCTGTCGAACCGCAGCGGCTCGGGCAATGGCGCCGCCGCGTCCGAGACACCGGCCAAGGCCAAGCCCGCCGCCAAGGCGAAACCGGCTGCCAAGGCCAAGCCTTCCGCGCCCAAGCCCGAGGCGAAAAAGCCCGAACCCAAGGAAGAGCCCGCGCCCACCGCCGCGGCAAGCCGCGTCAAGGCGATCATCCCGGCGGGCCAGCCCCTGCCGCCGCAACCTTCGGCGAACGAGATCGACCCCGCCGCGCTGGCCAAGGTCAGCGAGATCGAGAAGAAGGCGAAGAAGCTGTCGCTGATGGAATTGACCGAGCGGACCTGCAAGTGGCCCGTGGGCGATCCGGCGACGGATGATTTCTGGTTCTGCGGTCTGCCGGTGAAAGCCGGCAAGCCCTATTGCGAGGCCCATGTCGGCGTCGCGTTCCAGCCCATGAGCTCGCGTCGCGACCGCAAGCGGTAG